From a single Montipora foliosa isolate CH-2021 unplaced genomic scaffold, ASM3666993v2 scaffold_46, whole genome shotgun sequence genomic region:
- the LOC137989479 gene encoding uncharacterized protein, which yields MVKTTQEKVNDLISRLHQDEHIDDMTKNGFYKLPIRLEYQYSTHLQKFTNLNRLVDPSYRVVRALLNEYLHDLWIHCSSLSHRNNNPLLRISQDTTDFISFIEKTKIGKDTILVSMDVFSLYTNIPQEEGTEIVCKAYNSFHNCNTPIPTRFLREMLGLILHENSFQSNGENYLQTHGTAMGTKMAVSFANIFMAKIETTLIQQSETMPKEWRRYIDDIFSLWDSDKKDADQFIEQAYKFHPTIKFTAEISENEITFLDTVVFKGERFKNESILDIKTHQTY from the coding sequence ATGGTGAAAACCACGCAGGAAAAGGTTAATGACCTCATTAGCCGATTACACCAAGACGAACACATTGACGACATgactaaaaatggcttttacAAACTCCCAATCCGCCTAGAATACCAATATTCTACACACTtacaaaaattcacaaacctaaaCCGGTTGGTAGACCCATCATATCGGGTTGTGAGGGCCCTACTGAACGAATATCTTCATGATTTGTGGATACATTGCTCCAGCCTATCGCACAGAAACAACAATCCTTTATTAAGGATAAGCCAGGATACAACTGATTTCATCAGTTTTATAGAGAAAACAAAGATCGGTAAAGATACAATTTTAGTATCAATGGACGTCTTTAGCTTGTACACAAATATACCTCAAGAAGAGGGAACGGAAATAGTATGCAAGGCATACAATTCGTTTCATAACTGTAACACACCGATCCCAACACGCTTCCTAAGAGAAATGCTTGGTCTCATCCTACACGAAAATTCGTTCCAGTCCAATGGAGAGAACTATCTCCAAACACATGGAACCGCCATGGGAACTAAAATGGCAGTATCATTTGCCAATATTTTCATGGCTAAAATTGAAACAACGCTGATACAACAAAGCGAAACCATGCCAAAAGAATGGAGACGATATATTGACGATATCTTCTCCCTCTGGGACAGTGATAAAAAAGACGCCGATCAATTTATTGAACAAGCCTACAAATTCCACCCTACCATCAAATTCACGGCCGAAATATCAGAGAACGAGATTACCTTCCTCGACACAGTGGTGTTCAAAGGAGAAAGATTTAAAAATGAATCCATTTTGGACATCAAAACTCACCAAACCtactga
- the LOC137989481 gene encoding uncharacterized protein, whose protein sequence is MVRLVAAKARVAPLRQTTIPRLELMASLVASRLAQTICDEFKIKPVSVTFWSDSRIVLHWLNSESVSFKPFVGVRVAEIQSTWDPNFWRFVPTDLNPADDLSRGIPLEEVNGRWKNGPQFLKAPKEEWPVKPAYQNMAEDAEKRKTKLMAPVSRQKPPVDPLRFSSWQKLTRVTAYVLRFVHNIKSSHSDPRNRRSGPLLPEEINAAETFWIVRAQAELSDWRDRYNDFAPFMDGKTIRVGGRLGKSQLDYFQKHPVLLPPGHIAQLIMEDVHRKVSHAGPERTLSESRRKFWIVRGRSLAKKLVRDCAICCKLRQPPHTTLMADLPPERIMPFSPPFSVSGVDLFGPFNLKYGRNKSIKAWGALFTCATVRAIHLDIVESLSTESLLQALRRFVSHHGWPATIISDNGKSFIGAEKELRNLVVEGRKQINDFAVLHKIRWIFTTPYSPHQGGIYESLIKQTKRAIRVAIGNQVLSWNEMSTVFAEVKSLINSRPFGYPSNDPNDLQPLTPNHVLLGRASSCVPQGPFKEGQNPRKRFEFVQSLAHQFWKRFIREYVPTLTRRLKWRTRGRQIKVGDIVLLVDFNTPRSKWNLALVKDVYPGADGVIRNVLVKANDSEFKRSVQKCCVIVESRAEESA, encoded by the coding sequence ATGGTACGTCTGGTCGCAGCAAAGGCTAGAGTTGCACCTCTGCGACAAACAACAATCCCGCGACTAGAGCTAATGGCGTCCCTCGTGGCTTCCCGTCTTGCTCAAACTATCTGTGACGAGTTCAAAATTAAGCCCGTTTCCGTCACTTTCTGGTCAGATTCCAGGATCGTGTTACACTGGTTGAACTCAGAGTCAGTCTCGTTTAAGCCGTTTGTAGGAGTTCGTGTTGCCGAAATACAGTCCACCTGGGACCCCAACTTCTGGCGTTTTGTCCCAACAGACCTAAACCCTGCTGACGACCTTAGCAGAGGCATCCCTCTTGAAGAAGTCAATGGCCGTTGGAAAAACGGACCACAATTTCTAAAAGCACCCAAGGAAGAGTGGCCAGTCAAGCCAGCTTATCAAAACATGGCAGAAGATGCCGAGAAAAGGAAGACCAAGCTTATGGCTCCCGTAAGCAGACAGAAACCCCCAGTAGATCCTTTGCGTTTCTCAAGTTGGCAGAAGCTCACAAGAGTTACAGCCTATGTCCTACGCTTCGTTCATAACATCAAGAGTTCTCATTCAGACCCAAGAAACAGACGAAGCGGTCCGTTGCTACCAGAAGAAATCAACGCCGCAGAAACGTTCTGGATTGTCAGGGCTCAGGCAGAGCTGTCGGATTGGAGAGATCGTTATAACGACTTTGCTCCATTCATGGATGGCAAAACCATCAGAGTGGGTGGTCGACTCGGTAAATCGCAGTTGGATTACTTCCAGAAGCATCCCGTACTATTACCTCCAGGCCACATTGCCCAGCTGATCATGGAAGATGTCCATCGCAAAGTCTCACACGCAGGCCCTGAAAGAACTCTAAGTGAAAGCCGGCGAAAATTCTGGATTGTACGTGGAAGAAGCCTTGCCAAGAAACTCGTCAGAGACTGTGCAATATGTTGTAAATTACGCCAGCCACCGCACACCACTCTGATGGCAGACTTACCCCCTGAAAGGATCATGCCCTTCTCTCCTCCGTTCTCAGTCAGTGGCGTAGACCTCTTTGGCCCATTCAATTTGAAGTACGGAAGAAACAAGTCCATTAAAGCGTGGGGTGCCCTTTTCACATGCGCAACCGTGCGAGCCATCCACCTAGACATAGTTGAAAGTCTGTCGACTGAGTCTCTTCTTCAAGCTCTACGTCGTTTCGTGTCTCATCACGGGTGGCCAGCTACCATTATATCCGACAACGGGAAGTCTTTCATTGGAGCAGAGAAAGAATTGAGGAATCTGGTTGTGGAAGGGAGGAAGCAGATCAATGATTTTGCTGTGCTGCACAAAAtccggtggatatttaccactCCCTACAGTCCCCACCAAGGAGGAATCTATGAAAGCTTAATCAAGCAAACCAAACGAGCCATTCGGGTCGCCATCGGGAACCAAGTCCTGTCATGGAATGAAATGTCAACCGTCTTTGCTGAGGTCAAATCCTTGATAAACAGCAGACCCTTCGGTTATCCTTCCAACGATCCGAATGATCTTCAGCCATTGACCCCCAACCATGTGCTTCTTGGTCGTGCCTCGTCCTGTGTTCCTCAGGGCCCCTTTAAGGAAGGACAAAACCCACGAAAGCGCTTTGAGTTTGTGCAGAGTCTCGCCCACCAGTTTTGGAAACGCTTCATTCGAGAGTATGTTCCCACACTTACGCGAAGATTGAAGTGGCGCACCAGAGGTCGTCAGATCAAAGTTGGCGATATCGTCCTTCTCGTTGACTTCAATACCCCACGCAGCAAGTGGAACCTCGCCTTAGTGAAGGACGTCTATCCCGGTGCCGATGGAGTGATCAGAAATGTTCTCGTCAAGGCCAATGATTCCGAGTTCAAGCGATCAGTTCAGAAGTGCTGCGTTATCGTGGAATCGAGGGCAGAAGAGTCAGCTTAG
- the LOC137989482 gene encoding uncharacterized protein, protein MEYERNGWARCLSGKDLEAKVKPVHYLPHHGIYRPDKKSTPLRIVFDPACQYQGVSLNSFLHKGPGLIGNLLGVLLRFREEPIAFVGDISKMYLQIDLPEEDKHVHRFLWRNLDSTKTPTIYALQRVTFGDKPSPDMASFVMLKIAKDNEDNNPHAAVILRRDRYMDDLIHSCPTTGKAVQSITELARVLATGSFKIKEWISSSQIVVNELSRAALRKPDEEKPDESPVVPTAVNLDGEKGVKTLGVGWNPQTDVLSFDVKETNIAKLTKRAVLSNISRLYDPLGLASAVTIKARIALQDIWRAKDYDWDDPLPDEMGQRACSLQMCLVIRSCTSSLTQAP, encoded by the exons ATGGAGTATGAAAGGAATGGCTGGGCCCGTTGTCTGAGTGGAAAGGACCTAGAGGCCAAGGTCAAACCAGTGCATTATCTCCCACATCACGGGATATACCGACCTGACAAGAAAAGCACCCCTCTGAGGATAGTATTCGATCCAGCGTGCCAGTATCAAGGTGTTTCCCTAAACTCCTTCTTACACAAGGGTCCAGGCCTTATTGGAAATCTCCTTGGCGTCTTGCTTCGCTTTCGAGAAGAACCTATTGCCTTCGTGGGGGACATCTCGAAGATGTACTTGCAGATTGACTTACCAGAAGAAGACAAACACGTCCATCGGTTCCTCTGGAGAAACCTGGATTCCACAAAGACGCCCACCATCTATGCCCTACAAAGAGTGACCTTTGGTGACAAGCCCTCTCCAGACATGGCAAGTTTTGTTATGCTGAAAATTGCCAAGGATAACGAAGACAACAACCCACATGCTGCGGTGATTTTGAGACGAGACAGGTACATGGACGATTTGATCCATTCTTGCCCAACAACAGGGAAAGCCGTACAAAGCATTACGGAACTTGCCAGAGTTTTAGCCACCGGTAGCTTCAAGATAAAGGAGTGGATATCATCCTCCCAGATCGTCGTTAATGAGCTCTCACGCGCTGCCTTGAGAAAACCCGATGAAGAAAAACCTGACGAAAGCCCAGTTGTGCCGACTGCTGTCAATCTAGACGGAGAAAAGGGCGTAAAGACATTAGGCGTTGGATGGAATCCTCAGACAGACGTATTGAGCTTTGATGTTAAAGAAACAAACATCGCAAAACTGACCAAAAGGGCTGTCCTATCCAATATCTCAAGGTTGTACGACCCCCTTGGCTTAGCCTCAGCTGTCACAATAAAGGCAAGGATAGCGTTACAAGACATTTGGCGAGCGAAGGACTATGACTGGGACGACCCCTTGCCTGATGAAATGGGCCAAC GTGCCTGCAGCCTGCAAATGTGTCTGGTGATTCGGAGTTGCACCTCTTCGCTGACGCAAGCGCCGTAG